From the genome of Brachyhypopomus gauderio isolate BG-103 unplaced genomic scaffold, BGAUD_0.2 sc73, whole genome shotgun sequence:
CAATGAGGATCTCCAGAGAGGATCTGTGCTGAGGGTTGTGATCTGAGTGTGGGGTTGTCTGTGTAGGCTACATCCATGTGATAAAATCATTTGACAGGAGTTAGTattgtgacacacacaccccaccacctaCACTTGAAAGTTATGCAAATAGAAAACTATTAACTATAAAACTAAATTATAGGTGGTCAGAGTCTGCGTGGTTGTCTGCATTAGTCTAGATTCCCATTTCAATGACAGCTGAATGTGGCTAACAAAATTACGTCTATTCTAACCCTATTAGAGGAATGccaataccccccccccaccaccaccaataccccccccccccaccaccaataCCCCACTGCACCCTGTCGTACCCCCCAGAGGAAAATGTAATTCCATCACGTCAACACATAACTGATATCCATGCAGACGAATGTTAGCTTTTACACCGAGAATGGGACACACTGGTATACATAGACAACAGATTTTACTCCCAGAAAACTAATCGTATGTAATATTTCAATCGAGCCTCAGGGGTTTAGAAGATATCTATATCCAAACTACTCATAATATTAGCGTCACGACGGTCAGGAGTCAATGCAGCATATTGACAAATCTCAAATGTCATGACTGCCGTCTGCAAAATCGGCTACAGCTGATATATGGTCCGCATATTTTCTTCATTATATCTAAATGTAAGTTGTCTTGTTTTTCCCACATACTGGAAACCACACTGAATACACACAAGGTAGAAAATATTACGACGGATATATGCTAtacgttttatttatttatacttttTTACTGTCAGAGCCCAGAAAAGTGTTGATCTTTTTCAGCAAGGAAAGTAAGATGTGAAATTGTTCAAGTGTCAAATTGAGAGTGTTCAACGGAGAACAGACGGTAGAGCAGAGCGCACCGTGCGCATTCAGGAGCCGCTCCACGCGTGAACGTGAAGGGAGACGCGGAGGGTCTGGAGCAGAAAGGCCGTGCGCAAATACGCATCACACATCCACAGGTGATTCGCATTTCTGCCGTTTCCTCTGAAGAGTTTCATCTGATGTTTTTGTAAGAGTAACCGCTCCAGGACAGTGGAAATGGCAAACAGAAAATATCAGAAAGGCGCGCTGTGACGGTCGCTTGCCACTTTGCGAACTTTGCGAGCGTTATTCACTTTTTGTGACTTGCAGGCTTTTGGGCGTTTGGGTTTAATCGCAGGAGCAACATGAGTTCGCACTGCACGAGCTACTATAACACAGACCAAGTACTGGTGAACGCTTTCACCTGTCCTAAACCGGACGGCGATGCCGCCGCTGTCTTCTGCTGTGGTTTCAACGACATCAAGTATTGCTGCGATGATCCCAACAGTTTTTTCCCGTATGAATACGGATACATGTTCTGGCTGAGGTAAGAAAACGCTCCGTCCTTGTGTCTATACTAGGTGCACCCAGATCAACCCAGACCGCGCGGTGAACGCTGCTCCAACACGCACCAGCGCACACGTCCGTGTGTTAACACTCGCTCGGAAAACATTCTGCACGGGTTTGAAACAACCGTGAAACGACTCCAGAAGTGCCCTGATGGATATCACTCTTCATCTAGGACAAATGGAGTATATGTTACTGGGGTTTTAGATATCATTCAGTTGTAATACATATCTTAATCTTATTCTTAAACTTAATATCTTACATATCTGAAGAATTAGCATAGACTCagttattattaacattataaaCATTAAGCTGTAAACTAGAAGCGCTAGAAGCGCGTGCCCGCGGAGCCGGTCTGTAGTGGCACTACTGTAGTGACGAGTCAGCAACTCAGCAGCGTTAAACGTGCCGAATCGAATATTCGAATAGGACAAGCACGTGGTGCAGATGACCGAGCAGACAATCATTCCTCGAATTTAATATTTTACTTTCGACCTTTGGACAGTTCTGGTCAATTCATGAACCTTTCTATGGATATGGATGGATAATTTCTTAGCTGTACACAGaagctctttgtgtgtgtgtgtgtgtgtgtgtgtagcctccTAACGTGATTAACTCTGTCGATTTCAGACAAGGGTGTTAGTTTTCCAATTCCTCCCAGATCCTAGCCATAAATTACAGCACACACTCACTGGATATCTGCACCTGTCTTCCTATAATGAACTGTTATTATGAAGTGTTACCCAGGTTTCTGACACCCTGTCTTAGCTGTGCTTTTGTGCCTCAGTCCTATGCTTTAATTTGAAGCACCTGCAATTTTTACAGATAGGTGTTTTAATAGTATTAATAAGATACTATTGGATACTATGAACCTGCTGTTATTGAAGAAGAGAAGTTGAAGGAGTGTATGTAACTCATGCTAATTAACATATATTAACATATGCTAATTGATAATCATTCATCTTCACATTGCCACATCTGTGTTAACTGAGGTCTGCATCCTCTCAGACTCTCTGGACACTCAATAAAGTGTTAATCCCTTACATCCCATATGAGCAGCAGAATTACACACCCTGTTGACTTCTTGCAATTCTCTGGAACGTCCACGTTAAGAAAGACCACGAGTCTGTCAGCAGAGTCAAGGCTGGGTGGAGTCTCGTAGGAACCAGTCGCCATAAGCTCATTACTGCCAAACGCTGTTTCTGTATATATTTCAGTTTCGTTTATTGTAGTTGTGAATgccaccccctccccaacacacacacaccttctctctctctctctctctctctctctctctctctctctctctctctctctctctctctctctctctcttcctcggTGTAAGTGTCTCACTCTTTTCCTCCCAGTATCGGGGCTCTGGTCGGGCTCTCCATAGCTGCCGTGGTTCTGCTAGCGTTCCTCATCACTCTGTGTGTGCTCTGTTACCTGTTCATCACCACCAAACCCAAAGGACTGGACAATGGCCTCACCCTCCAGGTGTCAGGTACGGGCaggaacatgcacacacattattatatatattataccttgtaaatcctgtaaaggctgctttgtgacaacgtgtgttgtgaaaagcgctatgcAAACAAATTTTGGTTTGATTTGATTTGGTTAtatgcaaacacacagactAACGTGCATTTACACAGACGTGTCATC
Proteins encoded in this window:
- the LOC143491312 gene encoding protein shisa-like-2A, with translation MSSHCTSYYNTDQVLVNAFTCPKPDGDAAAVFCCGFNDIKYCCDDPNSFFPYEYGYMFWLSIGALVGLSIAAVVLLAFLITLCVLCYLFITTKPKGLDNGLTLQVSGFERSAQEGPSQPAAPSGPQGFRKHFFKSKLDCDDQPADPERLFQRCFVATVNTINMEGQS